A genomic region of Lycorma delicatula isolate Av1 chromosome 4, ASM4794821v1, whole genome shotgun sequence contains the following coding sequences:
- the LOC142323374 gene encoding uncharacterized protein LOC142323374, which translates to MSKLRQYNKSLILWAKTFPNPRVGKKEVVCEYEISLNDDIPPQINLKINDVHTVKAEEEEEFYPDNPISNGCDNFEKVTDPFVTEGTNLIKLEDHKIKHEAESEILLNDVSPLVNLNMKSNELRIKDFHTVKTKDGMVFYPCRVIIDKLTVTGSTKNCKRCVNNSVYDGIIKQKSSECNCANGDVRTGNLVEDISSENELPQQKGKKLVCEYCNERFRCKCYLKRDINFHAKEKENNSYSCQKSLILENKLKTQLITHKEEKNYVCNFCQKSFNRKSNLITHLNIHTKEKNYVCNFCQKSFNRKDSLKKHLNIHTKDKNYICNFCQKSFNRKRYLKLHLNIHTKEKNYISFHATLLTQ; encoded by the exons atgaGTAAATTGAGgcaatacaataaaagtttgattcTTTGGGCTAAAACATTTCCAAATCCAAGAGTTGGTAAAAAGGAGGTTGTTTGT gaatatgagatctcattaaatgatGACATTCCACCTcagattaatcttaaaattaatgatgtacacaCTGTAAAggcagaagaagaggaggaattTTATCCAGataat ccgaTCAGTAATGGgtgtgataattttgaaaaagtgacAGATCCTTTTGTGACTGAAGGGACCAACCTAATTAAATTAGAAGATCATAAAATCAAACATGAAGCA gaatctgagatcttattGAATGATGTTTCACCACTggttaatcttaatatgaaaagcaatgaacttcgaataaaagattttcacacagtgaagacaaaagatgggatggtattttatccatgtcgt gttattattgataaattaaccgTCACTGGAAGTACTAAGAATTGTAAGAGATGTGTAAATAATTCGGTatatgatggaattataaaacaaaaatccagtGAATGTAATTGTGCAAATGGCGATGTAAGAACAGGAAATTTAGTCGAGGATATAAGTAGTGAAAATGAGTTACCTCAgcagaaaggaaagaaattggtttgtgaatattgcaatgaaagattcagatgtaaatgttatttaaagaggGACATTAACTTTCAtgctaaagagaaagaaaataattcttactcttgtcaaaagtctcttattcttgaaaataagttaaaaacacaacttattacgcacaaagaagagaaaaattatgtttgcaacttttgtcaaaagtcatttaatcgcaaaagcaatttaataacacatcttaatattcatacaaaagagaagaattatgtttgtaacttttgtcaaaagtcatttaatcgcaaagacagtttaaaaaaacatcttaatattcatacaaaagataagaattatatttgtaacttttgtcaaaagtcatttaatcgcaaaagatatttaaaattacatcttaatattcatacaaaagagaagaattatattt ctttccaTGCAACCTTACTTACacagtaa